One window of the Cryptomeria japonica chromosome 7, Sugi_1.0, whole genome shotgun sequence genome contains the following:
- the LOC131857142 gene encoding uncharacterized protein LOC131857142: MATTTSSTPQRTFKTDPNSPLWKYVKIIDQVKGGGTFLWICNFCSTKKTSSYSRVKAHFCAIPQQGIKPCLGKNGNGMSPQEIAGYIREQEEADARVGRASNHPLLTGRGSKSKRPPTSPSYSDFPDIVVESHPFLDPISEEPVIVKRSKGPLERAFKNDAREIADQSVGRCLYANGLSFNVVRSPYWQDMLKKVNEAPQGYTGPGYEKVRSTLLAKEVKNIDNALAPIRNSWKQTGVSIISDGWKDTKNRPLINVIAVCPKGAMFLKAVDCEGQMKDAQFIANILIQCIQDVGPQNVVQVITDNAKNCRAAGMLIETRFEHIFWTPCAVHSLNLMLQKIGRKIDWIKQIYVEAEEIQMFITNHNMSQAIFRSFSQLELLKVAETRFASNTIVLRRLVKVRQPLASMVISQSWSLWRQSNTERAANVKRMILDDTWWDRVEYLLSFTEPIMSMIRYTDMDHPCLGEVYDGIDSMIEKMKAIINAKEQDPEETFFKEVQSICVERWNKMTTPLHLLAFALTPKFYSDEMLAKPSRVPPYRDSEVSEGCRTALTKLFPDSEMEDLMTSEFADFVASNGQSVSALRDKYKKDSHAWWYLNGHTSPNLQTLAIKVLSQVASSSSSERNWSTYSFIHSVKRNRLAASKAEELVYVHSNLRLLTHKQNEYKDGSTKFWDVDPERTDLDFSAATQSLLSGESDSQCAASASGSEAACGSSTLPTSSNVNDDVDLDLPSDPYDAIADY, from the exons atggcaacgactactagctctactcctcaacggactttcaaaactgacccaaattcacctttatggaaatatgtcaaaataatagaccaagtaaaaggtggtggaacatttttatggatatgcaacttctgtagtacgaaaaaaactagctcctacagtcgtgtcaaagcccatttttgtgccattccccaacaaggaatcaaaccatgtctaggaaagaatggaaatgggatgtcacctcaagaaatagcaggatatattagagagcaagaggaagcagatgcaagagttggtcgtgcctcaaaccatcctttgttgacaggaagaggaagtaaatcaaagaggccccctacttctccatcttatagcgattttcctgatatcgtggtagagagccacccattcttggacccaattagtgaagaacctgttattgtgaagagaagcaagggaccattagagagagcatttaagaatgatgctagagagattgcagatcaatccgttggaagatgtctatatgcaaacggtttgtcatttaatgtggtacgatcaccatattggcaggatatgttgaaaaaggtaaatgaggctccacaagggtacacagggccaggttatgagaaggtgcgtagcaccttactagcaaaggaggtaaaaaacatagacaatgcattggctcccattagaaattcatggaaacaaacaggggtgtccatcatttcagatggatggaaggataccaaaaatcggccattaattaatgtaattgcagtgtgccctaaaggggcaatgtttctgaaagctgtggattgtgagggacagatgaaggatgcacaatttattgctaacatccttatacaatgcattcaggatgtgggacctcaaaatgttgtccaagtaataacggacaatgcaaagaattgtagagctgcaggtatgttgattgagacacggtttgaacacatattttggacaccttgtgctgtccactctctcaacctcatgctacaaaagataggcaggaaaatagattggatcaaacaaatttatgttgaggctgaagagatccaaatgttcatcacaaaccataacatgtcacaggccattttcagatcattttcacagttggagttgctaaag gttgccgagacccgatttgcatccaacacaatcgtcttgaggcgacttgtgaaggtgcgacagccacttgctagcatggtaattagtcaaagttggtccctatggaggcaatccaatactgaaagggcagcaaatgtaaagcgcatgatcctagatgacacttggtgggatcgagtggaatatcttttgagtttcactgagcccatcatgagtatgatccgttatactgacatggatcacccatgtttgggagaggtatatgatggcattgactcgatgattgagaaaatgaaagccatcatcaatgcaaaagagcaagatcccgaagaaactttcttcaaagaggttcaatcaatttgtgttgagcggtggaacaaaatgaccaccccactacatcttcttgcatttgcattgactcccaaattttatagtgatgaaatgcttgctaagccatcaagggtaccaccatatagagattcagaagtcagtgaagggtgtaggacagcacttactaaactcttcccagattctgaaatggaggatttaatgacaagtgagtttgctgattttgtagcctccaatggtcaaagtgtttccgctctccgtgacaagtataaaaaggattctcatgcttggtggtacctcaatggccatacatcaccaaaccttcaaactcttgcaatcaaagttttatcgcaa gttgctagttcctcttcatctgagcgaaattggagcacatactcctttatccactcagtgaaacgcaaccgactggcagcaagtaaggcagaagagctcgtttatgtgcattcaaacttgcgccttcttactcataaacaaaatgagtataaggatgggagcacaaagttttgggatgtagatccagagcgaactgatttggatttttcagctgccacacaatctttactttctggggagtctgatagccaatgtgctgctagtgcaagtggtagtgaggctgcatgtggttccagtactctacctacatcatctaatgtcaatgatgatgttgatcttgatcttcctagtgacccatatgatgctattgctgattattag